In Malania oleifera isolate guangnan ecotype guangnan chromosome 8, ASM2987363v1, whole genome shotgun sequence, a single window of DNA contains:
- the LOC131162432 gene encoding extensin-2-like: MGSKGGKRAAMALAIFVAMLSLISLPSETTATGYTYSSPPPPKKTPIVPYHPIIKPPPYASPPKPVHKSPPLPSPKPVYNSPPPPPSPKPAYEYKSPPPPKSPKPHYVYKSPPPPSPKPHYVYKSPPPPSPKPHYLYKSPPPPSPKLPHYLYKSPPPPSPKLPHYLYKSPPPPSPKPPHYLYKSPPPPSPKPPHYLYKSPPPPSPKPPHYLYKSPPPPSPKPPHYLYKSPPPPSPKLPHYRYKSPPPPSPKPHYLYKSPPPPSPKPHYVYKSPPPPPSPKPHYEYKSPPPPMQKPKPPPHHYHPKPPPHHHHPKPPLHYKYSSPPPPIKPYKYYSPPPPPPVYKYKSPPPPAPVHKPPHHHYNYASPPPPYHH, translated from the coding sequence ATGGGAAGTAAAGGAGGCAAGCGGGCTGCAATGGCCTTAGCCATTTTTGTGGCCATGCTCTCTTTGATCAGCCTGCCCTCTGAAACCACTGCAACTGGCTACACATACTCATCGCCTCCCCCACCCAAGAAGACCCCAATAGTGCCTTACCACCCAATCATCAAGCCCCCACCATACGCATCACCCCCAAAACCAGTTCACAAGTCGCCACCACTGCCGTCGCCAAAGCCAGTTTACAACTCTCCACCACCACCACCGTCGCCAAAACCAGCTTATGAGTACAAGTCTCCGCCACCACCGAAAAGCCCTAAGCCGCATTACGTGTACAAATCTCCTCCACCGCCAAGCCCTAAGCCCCATTATGTGTACAAGTCTCCTCCACCACCGAGCCCTAAGCCCCATTACCTATACAAGTCTCCTCCACCGCCGAGCCCTAAGCTCCCCCATTACCTATACAAGTCTCCTCCACCGCCGAGCCCTAAGCTCCCCCATTACCTATACAAGTCTCCTCCACCGCCGAGCCCTAAGCCCCCCCATTACCTATACAAGTCTCCTCCACCGCCGAGCCCTAAGCCCCCCCATTACCTATACAAGTCTCCTCCACCGCCGAGCCCTAAGCCCCCCCATTACCTATACAAGTCTCCTCCACCGCCGAGCCCTAAGCCCCCCCATTACCTATACAAGTCTCCTCCACCGCCGAGCCCTAAGCTCCCCCATTACCGATACAAGTCTCCGCCACCGCCGAGCCCTAAGCCCCATTACCTGTACAAGTCTCCTCCACCTCCGAGCCCTAAGCCCCATTACGTGTACAAGTCTCCTCCACCACCACCGAGCCCTAAGCCGCATTACGAGTACAAGTCTCCCCCACCACCGATGCAGAAGCCTAAGCCGCCACCGCATCATTACCATCCCAAGCCTCCACCGCATCATCACCATCCCAAGCCTCCACTACACTACAAGTACTCATCACCTCCACCGCCCATCAAACCCTACAAGTACTActcgccgccgccgccgccgccagTTTACAAGTACAAGTCCCCACCGCCACCCGCACCAGTGCATAAGCCTCCACACCATCATTACAACTATGCATCCCCACCTCCTCCTTACCACCACTGA